In Pseudomonas fluorescens, a genomic segment contains:
- the adk gene encoding adenylate kinase, with translation MRVILLGAPGAGKGTQAKFITEKFGIPQISTGDMLRAAVKAGTELGVKAKSIMDAGGLVSDDLIIALVKDRIAQPDCAKGFLFDGFPRTIPQAEALVTAGVELDAVVEIAVEDEEIVQRIAGRRVHEASGRVYHTVYNPPKVAGKDDVTGEDLVQRKDDTEETVRHRLSVYHSQTKPLVDFYQKLSAAQGKPKYSHIPGVGSVEAITAKVLQALS, from the coding sequence ATGCGCGTCATTCTGCTGGGAGCTCCCGGGGCCGGTAAAGGTACTCAGGCAAAGTTCATCACTGAAAAATTTGGCATTCCACAAATCTCCACCGGTGACATGCTGCGCGCTGCGGTAAAAGCAGGCACCGAGCTGGGCGTTAAAGCCAAAAGCATCATGGATGCCGGTGGCCTGGTGTCCGATGACCTGATCATCGCATTGGTCAAGGACCGTATCGCGCAACCTGACTGCGCCAAGGGTTTCCTGTTCGACGGCTTCCCACGCACCATTCCCCAGGCTGAAGCCCTGGTGACGGCTGGTGTCGAGTTGGACGCCGTGGTCGAAATCGCGGTTGAAGATGAAGAAATCGTCCAGCGTATTGCTGGTCGTCGCGTTCACGAAGCCTCGGGGCGCGTGTACCACACCGTCTACAACCCGCCGAAAGTGGCAGGCAAGGACGATGTCACCGGTGAAGACCTGGTGCAGCGCAAGGACGACACCGAAGAAACCGTGCGTCATCGCCTGTCCGTCTACCATTCCCAGACCAAGCCGCTGGTGGATTTTTACCAGAAGCTGTCGGCTGCCCAAGGCAAGCCGAAGTACAGCCATATCCCTGGCGTTGGCTCGGTTGAAGCCATCACCGCCAAGGTGCTGCAAGCACTGAGCTGA
- the ppc gene encoding phosphoenolpyruvate carboxylase, with translation MSDIDARLREDVHLLGELLGNTIREQYGDDFLAKIEQIRKGAKADRRGAVSDKTAGDELSSSLNQLQEDELLPVARAFNQFLNLANIAEQYQLIHRRDESQPAPFEARVLPELLARLQREGHSNESLARQLGRLEIELVLTAHPTEVARRTLIQKYDAIAAQLALQDHRDLTTAEREQIRERLQRLIAEAWHTEEIRRTRPTPVDEAKWGFAVIEHSLWHAIPNYLRKADHALHAATGLHLPLEAAPIRFASWMGGDRDGNPNVTAPVTREVLLLARWMAADLYLRDIDQLASELSMQHASPALQAKVGDSVEPYRALLKQLRDRLRATRSWAQASLTVATPASADVLQHNRDLLEPLELCYQSLHECGMGVIADGPLLDCLRRAVTFGLFLVRLDVRQDSSRHTAAMTEITDYLGLGRYEDWNEEMRISFLMKELANRRPLLPGYFKPSADTAEVLNTCKEVAAAPAASLGSYVISMAGAASDVLAVQLLLKESGVQRPMRVVPLFETLADLDNAGPVIEQLLLLPGYRARLQGPQEVMIGYSDSAKDAGTTAAAWAQYRAQERLVDICREQQVELLLFHGRGGTVGRGGGPAHAAILSQPPGSVAGRFRTTEQGEMIRFKFGLPDIAEQNLNLYLAAVLEATLLPPPPPEPAWRHLMDELAADGVSAYRAVVRENPQFVEYFRQSTPEQELGRLPLGSRPAKRRAGGIESLRAIPWIFGWTQTRLMLPAWLGWEAALSKALERGEGELLGQMREQWPFFRTRIDMLEMVLAKADADIARLYDERLVQPDLLPLGAHLRDLLSQACQVVLGLTGQSQLLAHSPDTLEFIRLRNTYLDPLHLLQAELLARSRQQEAAQDSPLEQALLVSVAGIAAGLRNTG, from the coding sequence ATGAGTGATATCGATGCACGCTTGCGCGAGGATGTTCACCTGCTGGGTGAGCTGTTGGGCAATACCATTCGAGAGCAGTACGGCGATGATTTTCTCGCCAAGATCGAGCAGATCCGCAAAGGAGCCAAGGCTGACCGGCGCGGCGCCGTCTCGGATAAAACGGCTGGCGATGAACTGAGCAGCAGCTTGAACCAGTTGCAGGAAGACGAACTGCTGCCCGTCGCCCGGGCCTTCAACCAGTTCCTTAACCTGGCCAATATTGCCGAGCAGTACCAATTGATTCATCGGCGCGATGAGTCGCAACCGGCGCCCTTCGAAGCACGCGTATTGCCGGAGTTGCTGGCCCGCCTGCAACGCGAAGGCCACAGCAACGAGTCGCTGGCCCGCCAATTGGGGCGCCTGGAAATCGAGCTGGTGCTCACCGCCCACCCCACTGAAGTGGCGCGGCGCACCCTGATCCAGAAATACGATGCGATCGCCGCGCAACTGGCGCTGCAGGATCACCGCGACCTCACCACGGCCGAGCGCGAGCAGATTCGCGAGCGCCTGCAGCGGTTGATCGCCGAAGCCTGGCACACCGAAGAAATCCGCCGCACCCGGCCCACTCCGGTGGACGAGGCCAAATGGGGTTTTGCGGTGATCGAGCATTCGCTTTGGCATGCGATCCCCAATTACCTACGCAAGGCCGACCATGCGCTGCATGCGGCTACCGGCCTGCACTTGCCACTGGAAGCCGCGCCGATCCGCTTTGCGTCCTGGATGGGCGGCGACCGTGACGGCAACCCGAATGTCACCGCGCCGGTCACCCGTGAAGTGCTATTGCTGGCCCGCTGGATGGCCGCCGACCTGTATCTGCGCGATATCGATCAATTGGCCTCGGAACTGTCGATGCAACACGCCAGCCCGGCGTTGCAAGCCAAGGTCGGTGACAGCGTCGAACCCTATCGGGCGTTGCTCAAGCAACTGCGTGACCGCTTGCGCGCGACCCGCAGTTGGGCTCAGGCTTCGCTGACTGTCGCCACCCCGGCGAGCGCAGACGTGTTGCAACACAACCGTGACCTGCTCGAGCCGCTGGAGCTTTGTTACCAGTCGCTGCATGAATGCGGCATGGGCGTGATTGCCGATGGCCCATTGCTCGATTGCCTGCGTCGTGCGGTCACCTTCGGCCTGTTCCTGGTCCGCCTGGACGTGCGCCAGGACTCCAGTCGGCATACGGCGGCCATGACCGAGATCACCGATTACCTCGGCCTGGGTCGTTACGAAGACTGGAACGAGGAGATGCGCATCAGCTTCCTCATGAAAGAGCTGGCCAACCGTCGCCCCCTGTTGCCGGGCTATTTCAAGCCGTCGGCGGACACGGCCGAAGTGTTGAATACCTGCAAGGAAGTCGCCGCCGCACCGGCCGCCTCCCTGGGTTCGTACGTCATCTCCATGGCCGGGGCCGCCTCGGATGTGCTGGCGGTGCAACTGTTGCTTAAAGAGTCGGGCGTGCAACGGCCGATGCGGGTGGTGCCGCTGTTCGAAACCCTGGCCGACCTGGATAACGCGGGCCCGGTGATCGAGCAACTGTTGCTGTTGCCGGGTTACCGCGCACGGTTGCAGGGCCCGCAGGAAGTCATGATCGGTTACTCGGACTCAGCCAAGGATGCCGGCACCACTGCCGCTGCCTGGGCGCAGTACCGTGCCCAGGAACGCTTGGTGGATATCTGCCGTGAGCAACAGGTGGAACTGCTGTTGTTCCACGGTCGCGGTGGCACCGTGGGCCGTGGCGGCGGCCCGGCCCACGCGGCGATCCTGTCGCAGCCACCGGGGTCGGTGGCGGGGCGTTTCCGTACCACCGAACAAGGGGAAATGATCCGTTTCAAATTCGGCCTCCCAGACATTGCCGAGCAGAACCTCAATCTCTATCTGGCTGCCGTGTTGGAAGCGACGCTGCTGCCACCGCCGCCACCGGAGCCTGCGTGGCGGCATTTGATGGATGAATTGGCGGCAGACGGTGTCAGCGCCTATCGCGCCGTAGTGCGGGAAAATCCGCAGTTCGTCGAGTACTTCCGCCAGTCGACGCCGGAGCAGGAACTCGGTCGCTTGCCTCTGGGTAGCCGCCCGGCCAAGCGCCGTGCCGGTGGTATTGAAAGCCTGCGGGCGATTCCGTGGATCTTTGGCTGGACCCAGACCCGCCTGATGTTGCCGGCATGGCTGGGCTGGGAAGCGGCCCTGAGCAAGGCGCTGGAGCGTGGCGAAGGCGAACTGCTGGGGCAAATGCGCGAGCAGTGGCCGTTCTTCCGCACCCGCATCGATATGTTGGAAATGGTGCTGGCCAAGGCCGATGCCGACATCGCGCGGCTGTATGACGAGCGCCTGGTGCAGCCGGACCTGCTGCCATTGGGTGCGCATTTACGCGACCTATTGTCGCAGGCGTGCCAGGTGGTACTTGGCCTGACTGGCCAGTCGCAACTGCTGGCGCATAGCCCCGACACCCTGGAGTTCATCCGCCTGCGCAATACCTACCTGGACCCTTTGCACCTGTTGCAGGCCGAACTGCTGGCACGCTCCCGTCAACAGGAAGCGGCGCAGGACAGCCCTCTGGAACAAGCGCTGCTGGTGTCCGTGGCCGGTATCGCCGCCGGGTTGCGTAACACCGGCTGA